In Spinacia oleracea cultivar Varoflay chromosome 5, BTI_SOV_V1, whole genome shotgun sequence, a single window of DNA contains:
- the LOC110798413 gene encoding wall-associated receptor kinase-like 20 encodes MTMHTTLGHQFRDAAPIHMMQNNSSIQLLLLNLALLLPITSSAAIATLGCPNCGKMHVPFPLSTSPNCGHPSYKVRCTKGTLWLDTLNSSAYIITSIAPQIQQLIISPPSFNGSTCISSDFHAGGLWLDEKLPFNISSDNTVLKLNCKPLAFISAMNCSSTSICFRYMKEKQDVAARCKDTRICCSFTGGGSQNDHNIKLTSEKCAVYTSFVGLPLDTLLPVSKWTQPGIAIQWVLPPEPVCSSNLDCKKLPKSSCLPDVATRQKRCLCNTRYQWDPIDGMCSKPKCVTKKCRRERKRKQMMKGLSYTGGTIAILGSFIVLVYIQLQRIKQKARDQLVRERKQILNVNNTSGRSAKLFSAKEIKVATSNFLEENLLGTGGFGEVYKGKLHDGILIAVKRAKFGNTKGDDQVLNEVRILCQVNHRSLVRLLGCCVELEEPVLVYEYISNGTLYDRLHGSSSSSSSSDNIESPLSWKQRLAMARQLAEGLAYLHFSAVPPIIHRDIKTSNILLDDNLNIKISDFGLSRIVDVEATHMTTCAQGTLGYLDPQYYRDMQLTDKSDVYSFGVVLLELLTTRKAIDFTREVEGVSLSSYMRKMVNKHKLLDAVDPFLKKGATKLELETMKLIGILAISCLDDQRQNRPSIRDVTEEIEYMLHIIDEKSPKS; translated from the exons ATGACTATGCACACTACCCTTGGGCACCAGTTTCGTGATGCAGCTCCAATCCACATGATGCAAAACAATTCTTCCATCCAACTCTTGCTGCTCAATCTAGCACTGCTTCTCCCCATCACCAGCTCAGCCGCTATTGCAACCCTCGGCTGCCCCAACTGCGGTAAGATGCATGTGCCTTTCCCACTCAGTACATCACCCAACTGCGGTCATCCATCGTACAAGGTCCGGTGCACCAAAGGTACATTATGGTTGGATACCTTGAACAGTTCAGCCTACATTATAACTTCCATAGCTCCACAGATTCAGCAACTTATTATCAGTCCTCCAAGCTTCAATGGAAGTACCTGCATCAGCTCTGATTTTCATGCTGGAGGACTATGGCTCGACGAAAAGCTCCCTTTTAACATCAGCAGCGATAACACTGTTCTGAAACTGAACTGTAAAcctcttgcttttatttcagcCATGAACTGTTCATCTACCAGTATCTGTTTCAGGTATATGAAAGAAAAGCAAGATGTAGCAGCAAGATGTAAGGATACCCGTATATGTTGCTCTTTTACAGGTGGGGGGTCTCAAAATGATCATAACATAAAGTTAACATCAGAGAAATGTGCTGTATACACAAGCTTCGTGGGTTTGCCATTGGATACTCTGCTGCCAGTAAGTAAATGGACACAGCCTGGAATAGCAATTCAGTGGGTGCTGCCTCCGGAACCAGTCTGCTCGTCTAATTTGGACTGCAAGAAGTTGCCAAAGTCGTCGTGTTTGCCTGATGTTGCAACTAGACAGAAGAGGTGTCTGTGCAATACACGGTATCAATGGGATCCCATTGATGGAATGTGTTCTA AGCCGAAGTGTGTAACTAAGAAATGTCGCAGAGAAAGAAAACGAAAACAGATGATGAAAG GCTTATCATACACAGGAGGTACAATAGCAATTCTAGGATCCTTCATTGTCCTAGTATACATACAGCTTCAGAGAATCAAGCAAAAAGCACGGGATCAGTTAGTTAGAGAACGTAAACAGATCTTAAATGTAAACAATACAAGTGGGAGATCAGCTAAGCTGTTCTCAGCAAAGGAGATAAAAGTAGCAACGAGCAATTTCCTTGAAGAAAATCTCCTTGGTACCGGGGGATTTGGTGAGGTGTACAAGGGAAAGTTACATGATGGAATTCTAATAGCAGTAAAAAGGGCTAAATTTGGTAACACAAAAGGTGATGATCAAGTGCTTAATGAAGTAAGAATTCTATGCCAAGTGAACCACAGGAGTTTGGTTAGGCTACTTGGGTGTTGTGTTGAGCTTGAGGAGCCAGTTCTTGTATATGAATACATCTCCAACGGAACACTATATGATCGACTACAtggctcttcttcttcttcttcttcaagtgATAATATTGAATCACCCCTGAGTTGGAAACAAAGATTGGCAATGGCCCGTCAGTTAGCTGAAGGCCTTGCTTATCTCCATTTCTCTGCTGTTCCTCCTATTATACACCGAGATATCAAAACAAGTAACATCTTACTCGATGACAACCTTAATATCAAGATCTCAGATTTTGGCCTGTCAAGGATAGTGGATGTGGAGGCAACACATATGACTACTTGTGCTCAAGGGACATTGGGGTATCTTGATCCTCAGTATTATCGTGATATGCAACTGACAGACAAAAGCGATGTTTATAGCTTTGGTGTTGTTCTGCTAGAGCTACTTACAACACGGAAAGCTATTGATTTTACTAGAGAGGTTGAAGGTGTAAGCCTTTCTTCCTACATGAGGAAAATGGTAAATAAACACAAGTTGTTGGATGCTGTTGATCCCTTCCTTAAGAAAGGAGCTACTAAATTGGAGCTGGAAACTATGAAATTAATAGGAATTCTGGCGATTTCGTGTTTGGATGATCAGAGGCAAAATCGTCCTTCTATAAGAGATGTTACAGAGGAGATTGAGTACATGCTACACATCATTGACGAAAAGAGTCCTAAATCATAG